Sequence from the Macaca fascicularis isolate 582-1 chromosome 16, T2T-MFA8v1.1 genome:
ACGGGGGGTATCCTCACCCACAGTGGGGCAGGGGGCATGATGTTGAAGATATAATCTGATCGTCACTTGTGGTAGAATCGCGGGTTCTGGCTGTGTTGGATGAAGGGGAGCCGAGGGCCAGGTTGGCTGGTAGCTGCAAAGCCCGACTGGCGGTGGTGATGAAAAGAGGGCTTTGTCACTGGGCGTACTCTCCCACTTAATGCCCTACTGGTAACCACccccagagaggaagaaaaaccaGGTGATGTGGGCCACCGGTCCTACCTAATCCTGCTTTTCTGGATCCCTAGTGTAAGGATTCTGACAGGTAAACTTTATTATCATTCTTACCTTTCCTGCTGGTTGCATCTGCACAGGGAGCTGTGGGGAAGCAAGGAGTCCAGGGGCTGGATGCAGAGCCTGGGGGTGCATGGGGCGCAGAGAGGACTGCAGAGAACAGAGTCAGGGCCTGAGGCATACTGATGCTCCCCTTAACATATCCCTAACCCTGACCTCCCAAGATGCCATACTCACTGAGTCGGAGAAGCCAGTCTGCTGGTTAGCATGTTCCATCTGCTTTTGCAAGGACAGGGCACCACCAGGCTGGAGGAAACCTACGTGGGGAAGAGGGGCATGTGAGATGAGAATGAAACAGGGAGGGGAGGACCCAGAGAGCTAGAGCTCCTGCATGGGATGTTATCACCTGTCTGAGTGGGCTGAAAGTGGCCGTGCACGGCATagggctgtggctgtggctgagaTAGGTACTGCACTGCAGGGAATGCTGAAGGAgctgagaaaggaaaagacagagcCATTAAAACCTTTTACTCAACGGCATTCCTCCTTTGACGTTGAGGAAGGCCAAGCCCCATCCCTCCTATTACTCACCTCTGAGCTGCTGACTAGGACTATAAGCTGGCTGTGTGGGCCCATAGTGAGGTGGGGGCTGAGCAGTCCCATAGGCACCACCAGGACTGCCTTGGAATTGTCCATGCTCTGGTGTCCCCGCAAAAGCAGCTGCTGAGCCCACATAGTGCCGGGTCTAAGGAGGGAGAATGAGAATTCGCCTATAAACTTGAAAGCTGAAACCCAGTGACTTGTGTATATCTGTATGCCCCATTTCCCCCTAAACTTAAGTGCTTGATATGTTTGTGACTTGAATACTGGTGGCAAGGATGCATGGATGGAAGCAGTAGGGGCTGGGCATCCAATCCTACTCTCACCGTAAGCACTTGGGGTCCAAACATTTGTTTGGCTCTGTCAGCTGCCATGAGGGTGCCTGGGCGATTGTGTCCTCCAGGGCTCCCTAGAAAGGGAGAAGGGCTTCATGATGCTGAAATGGGAGGCTGCAACCTGTAAGAAGGCCGGTTCCATCAGGTGGTCTCTTTAGTCCTCACCCTGCATGCTGAGGAGATGAGTTCCTGTGTGGACAGTCAGGCTCTGCTGGTATGCAGCTGATGTCAGGGTGGTCAGGTCACTGGAGTGAGAGGAAGGCAGGTCAAAGCTAAGGACAGATGCCTTCTCTTTCGCCATTAAACACTAGTTCTTTTATTACTTGATCCCAGTTCCACTTGGCCCCCATTTCAGTTTTTAGTACTCTGATCCTACCTCTGTTCCTTTCGCCTCCGTTTTTCTTCCTCATGTAAAACTTTCTTGAGCTGCAGGAAAAGCTGATGCTTCTCTTCCTGTAGGGCCAAAAGCTTCTCCTCCAACTTCAGAATCTGGGAGGGAGTGGGAAGAGAAGATGAAGGCAGGGAGAGTCAAGGGAAGAAATCAAAGCTGGGAGAGTTCAAGGGACTGCTTACTTGTTCCTTGGTCTCCTCTAGTGACATTCTCTCTTCcatctcctttttcttccttctctcctgttcttccttcatcttctgttCCATCATCTTATCCACCTCTTCTTCCTCTGGAGAATCAGGCAGAATGAAGAAGAGGCAGGGTAGTGAAAACAGTTCCAACGTTAGATTGAAGACCAGCAAAACCCAGTCATCCCAACACGCCTGTGCGCTCTTTGCCTCGAGGGGACAAGCTCCCCCATCGCTGCAATAGGGAACGGAGAGGCTTTATCAGGTGCTCTCCAAGGTCCTTCCCGTCTCAAGGGTTCTGGAGCGTGGACCAGGACGCTTAAATCCCACCACAACGGGGCTATTCCTTCCCTCCTCTGCGCTCGGCAGCGGGCTCACTGGTTGGCCGCTGGGTTGAGGCCAACCCTGAGGTACAGGAGCCATTCTGGGCCGTGTGTCCCCCCGCTATGGCCCCGGCTCACC
This genomic interval carries:
- the GPS2 gene encoding G protein pathway suppressor 2; translation: MPALLERPKLSNAMARALHRHIMMERERKRQEEEEVDKMMEQKMKEEQERRKKKEMEERMSLEETKEQILKLEEKLLALQEEKHQLFLQLKKVLHEEEKRRRKEQSDLTTLTSAAYQQSLTVHTGTHLLSMQGSPGGHNRPGTLMAADRAKQMFGPQVLTTRHYVGSAAAFAGTPEHGQFQGSPGGAYGTAQPPPHYGPTQPAYSPSQQLRAPSAFPAVQYLSQPQPQPYAVHGHFQPTQTGFLQPGGALSLQKQMEHANQQTGFSDSSSLRPMHPQALHPAPGLLASPQLPVQMQPAGKSGFAATSQPGPRLPFIQHSQNPRFYHK